Genomic DNA from Solanum dulcamara chromosome 4, daSolDulc1.2, whole genome shotgun sequence:
CCCTCCTCCTTCTTATTCTCTGTCTCAGCCTATTGCCCGAGgtctttttcattttatacTTGAAATCTCTACAGAAATGCAACTACATACCAAGTTTTACTAATCTTTATTTGGTTGCAGGGGCTGAAAGTGTGGTGTATGAAGCCATTCTTGATGGTAAAAGAGTTGCTGTTAAAAAACCCATCCTGTCCACATCTGAAGATATTGATAAATTCCATAAAGAACTGCAATTATTGTGGTGAATTTCCTCCCCTTCTTTTGTTTGATTAGTTTGTTTCTTTGCGTCTTTTTGTGCGAAATGTGTTTTCTAAATAGCAAAGTAGATCATCCTGGACTAGCAAAGCAAGTAGTTCTTACTTTGTCCTTACCTATGAGCAAATTGTTTGTGTGTGGGGTTTTGATTGAGGTTTGTTAAATTGGTTTTAGTGAAATAACCtcacacacaacaacaacaacaacaacaacaacaacccagtgaaatcccacacacaacaattctaaaaataatagtaatagtaaagTTTTGAGTGTCTTAATGTGAAATGTGGGTAATCAAACAATTGTTTTTTGTTTTGAGAAGGTAAAAGTTTTTGACCAAAACTTTTTCattctaaatattttaataataaaaattggtATTAATTGTACTTTTTATTAGTTTTTGATTATGTAAATTCTAGTTGGACGATTAAGAATTCGATGTCGGAGAGTTGAAACTAACAATTAGAAGAGTTGATCTCATACTCCAAGCCTTCCAATTTTTTGAAACAGTGGAAGTAGCAAATTGTATcacttgaaaaagaaaaagaatgatataCAAAATTACCATTTCTGATTGACAAAGCTAGAATATCTACCTTATAAGCCATACGAGAATACTTCCTACTTCTTGTTGTTGTGTTTCTCTACAAGAATATCATGAGTTATGGTTATGTTTTTGAGCTTggttaatttatttgtttgtgaAGTTTTATTAAAATGTCTTTTGGATATAGCACATTGGATCATTGGGGGATAGCAAAGCTAGTGGGGGCGCATGCCAAGCCGCCAAATTACATGTTTTTCTTTGAATACTATGAGTCTGGAAATCTTGCCGGGAAATTACACATGGATGAATGGAGGCCAAGTATCAGACAGGCACTCGAAATCTCAGCTCGTCTAGGTGTGTTATGCATGTGTATTTTCCATCTGCTTGTCTTTTTCCACGTAATCATGGATAGTACAGAGTTCTTTTTCCTTTGGTGTAGGGATTGTTTGACCTATCTAATAAGGTTAATGATGTAACGTAATTCCAAAGAATTTATAACATTTTCTACGAAGGATCATGTGAGCGATTAATCTTGTGAAAGTTGCATTGATAATGTTATGCTATTGAGTGTTATTAGGCAAATATTTATTAATGAAGTGAGTTAAGAACAATGAGATGGAAAGTTCAATTCCTAGCGGAGGCAAAAAACACTACGTGATTTTTTTCCATCTGTCCAATCTTTAGTGGATAGACATGTGTTGGTGGGAGGTAGTTGATGCCCCCATGGATTTAGTTGAGGTGCACGAAAGCTGACACAGACACCGtgactataaaaaaataaaaaataattaagcttCTATTGGAAGACTGCAATATCAGATTGTCATTCATAGTAGCTGACACATATGGACTTAAAAGGGAAAGAAAGGGCATTGGATGACACTTGAATCATTACTAGACACCTGGACTGCTATGAGGTTTTgtagtttaatatttatatcaactatttagaatttttttaaccTTGATGAAATATATAGAAAGAAAAATCATTGGTCGCAAGAGGAAATTTGGAGGAGGTGAAGCGAATACCATGACATTTCAAGAAATGCCATCACATCTTATTGAGTGACAGTTACATTTGTGGATGAAAGAGTAATGTGCTAGCTAAGATGCTTTTTCCTACTAAAGTTAAGTACATCTCACACTTTTCCTCCTTCCTCGGGTTTTCCTTAAAACTGGCTATCTTTCCAAATGGCTTTAAGCATAGAAGATGTTTGCTTAAGTGGCATTTCTTTCTCCTAAAGCTTTTGATTACGAGGCACACCAGCTACCCGGCTATTTTTGGCTACATAGGAAATGTATTGAATTGTCCAGGCTACTTTGTTTTCTCTCCTTTATTCCTCTGTTAATGAGAATAAATCAATTCAATTTTAGCAAAATTTACAGTGCTCTCTCCTATTACAGCAAAGGCCTTACAGTACCTACATAACCTTGGGATTGTGCACAGGGATGTGAAACCAGCAAACATTCTTGTAATGTCTTCGATCTTCCTGGTTCTTTTGCAGTTTTTATGTATATCATTGTCTACTTTAAATAAGCCCCTCTCCCAATTATCTCCTGATATACTttcattgatttatttttttgctatACTGCAGCTTGATAGACAGCTACAACCACATCTCGCTGACTTTGGTTTGGCCGAATACAAAAAGAATCTTAAACTAGTTTCCACTGAAAACTGGAGATCAACTGGCAAGCCAACTGGAGGTTTCCATAAGAGGAATATGGTTGGTACGCTTATTTACATGGCACCAGAGGTGCTGACGAAAGAGATCCACACTGAAAAGTCTGATGTATATAGCTTTGGAATAACAGTAAAGTAAGTGTTGCAGTCACCAGCTGCTTTGCATAACAATGAGAAATGGaagtgattttgcaagtttacTTACCTGCTACTAACTTGTTATACCTGTtttcaatatataatatatgctgTTTGAATGTTGTTTTGCTTCTAAACAAGTAGCTTCCTATATAGCATCACTGATTTGTTGTCATAATGTGGGGCTGGATTTCTCCATGAATATAGAGTGGTGAGAAGACTGGAAGCACAAATGGTTGAATATTTCGATAAAAAGTCGAATAAATTCAATCCAAATAAATAATTTAGCAGTATAAAAACTCTAGAGGAAAAAGATCAGCATAAATATGACACATGCTCCATATAGGGTTGAACAATCCATCTCTAGCAAGTGAAAACTCATCCATTCACATTCCAAAACATGTTCTGGTCTACCTTAAACCGTCTATATGTTCATCTCACAGATACTGGAAACTAATAGTCATTCATGGTCTAGAGATATCCTGTAAATACATTAACCCTCAACCTTCATACAGAAAACTCCCACCTGAACTGATGTAATGATATCTGAAACATAAACATGGATAAATACAACAATTTGAAGCTAAAACTGCTTAAGAAAATTGTacccaagggtgtggcctagtggttGATGAAGTTGGTTGAGCATCATGAGGTCTCTGGTTCAAATCCCAGCATAGataaaacactaggtgattatTTCCTATATGTTctagccttggtggacagaATTACTTGGTGCCtgttgctggtgggaggtgACAGGTATctgtggaattagtcgaggtgtaCTAGCTGGCTGGAGACCATGgttaacaaaacaaaacaaaaaaagatgCTCCAGAAAATTTAAATGGAATGCTTAACTTTGACTTCATCAAAGTTTCTTCAGTTAAAGAATCATTGTTTTAGTGATACTGCAAGGTAGATATTTCTCTTTTGATATCTGTTACAAACAGTGGTAAATTTCCTGGATAATAGCTGGTAATTTGATGCTCTCACATCACGTCCACTGCTTGCTTAGCAAAGCTGGATTGATCACTATGTAGCTCTTGTAAACTTTGCAAATTATATGAACTTGTTATCTTCCAAAAGTAGTCGGTTACATAAACAAGCTCAAAACATGTAATGGTGTTGATTCAGTGATTAATGCAGCTTCTGTAGACTGTTAGCTACTTTACCTCATTATCTTGATATCCTATCTCTGCATCCACATGGATCTGTCGAGATTCTTGCGTGTAGAAGCAAGTTAATCAGCTACTCTgtattctcttttctttttttgacgCCCTAATTATTATCAGATAGAGGAATTGCTCACAGAAAGGCCCTTTGAGTTGTCAAAAGTGGTTTGGGCATTGTTTTCCTCAATATGGATATAAATGACTTCTTCAGATTGCACACAAGATGTTTCATGGGTAACTGCCCAAGTCCTATGTTTCAGTCTTAATTATTGAAACAAACATATTAGCTTTTCTAAGTGACATAATTCTTACCACCTTTACAATACTGTGATAAGATTTTAAGAACGCTGTATGGGCTACTTATGCAAGCAGAAGATTGTGTGACCTCTTATGGTCTCAGAAATTTATTCCTGGAAGCCTGGTTTCAGAAACTTTTGTGTGTCCCATGATAATAATTTGAGACACATTGATGTTTGCagcgacaacaacaacaaaagacCCTTGTGTAATCCCACGGGTGGTCTGGGGAGagtagagtgtacacagaccttacccctaccttgagaaggtagagagactgtttccgTTAGACCTTCGGCTCAATGTTTGCAGCAGCATTGCTTCTATTTTCTATTATTCGTTAGATCCTCGGCTCCATGTTTGCAGCAGCATTgcttttattttctattatattCTTCTTTTTAATGGATCATGACAAAGAAGAGGTTGTTCCCATAATGAGCTAGTTTTGTGTTATTGTGTCCAATCTACTGGCATATCCTTTTCACTTTTGTTAGTAATGCTATGTTGTAAAATACATCGATGGGGCTGCTAGCAGCAACAAGGATTAACCTGTCCTCAGTTTGTATTTGATGCTAAAACTTGCATGGACTACCTCTTTATTTCAAACTTCTTGTGAAATGTATTTTTGTATTTCTACATTCTAAGAGCTTGTGGATTCATCATGTTGCAGTGAGCTTCTTACTGGCATGGTTCCATACACTGATCTTCGTGCTGAGACACAGGTTGGTGTTTTTTCACCTCCCCAAATTGAACATTTAATTGGCATACTAGTTACACCTTAATCTCAAGCTAGTTACGGTCGGAAAATTGTCGGTCTTTATTCCTATCAAATTTAAGGTAAGTTTTACCTTtcgaaaaaataagaaaaaaaaaccctCCATTAGGTAGTTAATTCTTTTTCAGTTCTATTTCCTTTTGTTGGGTAAACAGTTATGCACATTGCACAACATAAATGAAGGTGTTTCCAGAATGTAGACtgggaagaagagaagaagaaaattggTAATACCAGTTCGATTGTTCTCTCAAGCAATTGAGACTTAAATATTGACGTACACATGCTCTAAAGTTGGAAGGATTATAATGAATACCTAGTGAGATGCAGAGATTCTTCCTAACTTACTGTAGTGGATCTACCAAATTGATATTACAGTACGCTtgatactccctccgttttaatttatgttcattcctttttagtctatttaaaaaaaataccttTCTATATTTAGTACACCCACCGTCCCAATTTCTGTGACATAGTTTGACTgaacacaaaatttaagaaatatggAAAGACTTTGCATTGTTCCAAAACTACCCCTAAAATAAATGGATTTTCAGATAGAAGAGTACACCTTTATTGATTTCTTGCTAAGTAAGTGGGACCCAACAAGGGTAAAACATTGATTCATAAAACATTTGCCAAATAAGAAattgtgtcattctttttgggaaggactaaaaaggaaagtgaaaaatataaattgggATAGAGGGAGTAAGTTTATAATTCCAacatttccattttatttttagtgaCAATCCGTTGTAAGAATGAGATGACTTTTTTAAGTCCACAGTATTCAAAGGGTATTTTTGGTATGTTATACACACCTTTAGTTTAATACCACAAGATTCTAAAGTCTTCTTTGCATTTTTATACTTCGTGCCTAGTCAAGTTATGACACAAAATGAAACGGAGGGAGCATGTCTTAACACTTTACTTTAAACTGACATGTACAATTGTACATATTATATGCTATCATCTTGTTGCGAAAGGTATTCGCTAGTCTCGAAGTGATTTTGTATGGATATCGGCAAAATTATTCATTTGAATTTACGAAACTAATAACAGTACATACTGATTCAATCTTTTGATAATACTGACAATCTatccctccccagaccccacgatgtgggatttcactgggttgttgttgttgttgttgttgttgacaaTCTATCCCTATGTGTTTTGGTCTTCCGTGAAATACGGGGAAACCATATGTATTGTGGTTTGATTGTCAACAAATCAGTGTTATTAATTCTTTCCCTCAGCGATTCTTGATAGAACGGTATTATCGTATTAGCTTATATGTGACTAAATCTATGGCTAGATACCTTACACTTGATATGACCATACTTTACCAAGATATCAGATTACCACCATTTAAATGCAATATTCTGAGGTGGATCATCTATTTAAAGGAGATCGTGCCAGTTTGCATAAAAATCACTTAACAATTCTTTACATGTGCGCTGTTCTCATATAACCATCCTCCCAGGAGACCTCTAAGAATTCAAATTACAACACCCCATTTACTATTGCAAGGAGCTTGGAGAAACTGACTTTAGCACAGTAAAATTGAATGAGATGTTGGTTTGTGTAATTATGAGATGGGTTAGTTAACAAGTCTCCTATATCAACCTATCCTTCAGAGGCTCCTTCTCCAGGAACAAGTTGAACATTTGGGGTATCAATAGGTTTGCAGTCTCTCATACCTGTTTCTTCCAATATATCTGTCTTTACTTTcattatgaaatgaaaaaacTACTACTGAATTGTGCCTTTTCGGTGCCTCAAAAGTGTTTAAAGTTCCAAAAATCCTTAGTTTGAAAATAACTGGTAATATTGATTAACTGGAGTGATATTTCCATAATCACCTATTATGAAAATGTCATTAatataaatgatcaagaaaaaTGTGCTTGCTGTGAAATGAATGTATTTGAAATACTGAACGAGTTGCTTCACTTGAAAGTATGTTGAATTGCCTGACAACAGTTCTGAAATAGCTAAACCATGATCTTTGAGATTTTTCAAATCCATAAAGGGATGACACCTCAGTGCATTAATCTGGACTTCCTTTGAGCAACGAAACGTTGGTGGCTATTCGATATAAACTGTGTCAATACTGTCCCATACTTGTTCTGACCAATAGGTTCTTGATTTATgtactaatatatattaaattgtatGAACACTCTGGGCTATAGGACTCAAGTTAAAAGTAATAAGGGAAGAAGGTGAGTCTCACCTATTGCTTTAACAATAACTTTTTTATCCATTAGCTATTATAATAGTGGAAAATGTCGAAGGAGAAGTATGTAAGTATGGTTGTATGTGTGATAGCATCTACTATCATATTATACTAAAAGTGGGAAGAATGTTAGGCAAAAGTTAGATTACGGTTTTACCCCtacattaaattttaaatgctataaactatttaataaattaaatattaaatagtaaATCATTAtatagagaggctgtttccgaaaaATCCTCGGCTCAAGAGTCACTTTCCCaagtaaaatagaaaaacaatatatatagcataatgatacaaaaaagagggaaagcgatgcaaattttacaTTACAAGAACAATAATGATAGCATAGTAATGTgataatgtgataatcaaaggcaataacaaACACAAGTATAAAGGCACGTCTAGACGTACGACCACCCCAAACCGGTACACGGTCAGGcaccattctatccctactagccttctaccctaatctgcGACCTCCACtcatttctatctaaggtcatgtcctcggtgatatggagtagcgccatatcttgtctaattacttctctccaatacttttttggTATACCTCTACCCCTTCGCATAAACCCAAATCCAACCGCTCGCACTCCCTAACTGAGGCGCTGACACCCCTCCTCTAcacatgcccaaactatctcagtctcgcttctttCATCTTGTCTGTCACAGATGCCATTCCCACCTTCTctcgaataacctcatttctgatcttatcactcctagtgtgtccacacatccatctcagcattcttaTTTCCGccacatgcatcttctgaacataagagttctttactggccagcactccttataaactatttaataaattaaatatattaaatagtAAATCATCATATTAGTACATGAATCAACCACCATAAAGTCTCTTGAGTATATATTCTTTGTATTAATTCCATGTTGGAGtaaattcatgaatatttttttttgtcatcTTCCAATTAGAAAATTGAATGGTTATGTTTGCCcttcacaaaaagaaaaaaaacacacAATCCTatattatattctttttttatatataaatatttgtattaATGTGAAGtacattacataaattttattttcactaACTCTCCATTATGTAAATATATGTAACTCCCACTAATAATTATATTCATTATGTTTTTTACTCCCACCTCTCATCCATGATCTCAAATGGATTAATGTCATATTCATGACAACTCTTTGTGTTCCTCAATCCtatcctataaatagagagatTTGACACAATATTATATACACTTAAAActgttgaaaaaaatatatgagaatCTCTATGCTCTCTTctcttgtcttttttttttggtttaatgTTTATGTTTCTTGTTTGTTTTAATTGTACATGTTgctattgttttgttattattattgagaattaCAGTGATTTGTTGCTTTGTGTATATTAGCCTAGCATGTAGTATTTTAGTATCCTCATTTGAATATTATATTTGTACAATAGTTAGTTATTTTTACTTTACCcatttttaatcaattttataattaaggatgtatttttttattacaaAGATATATGTACTTTTTATCGTAAAAGTGATGGATTTTTTTAGTAAATACCAATAAATTTGAAAGGGATAAAATATATGTCATTTgcaatacaaaatttatatgaaGTATTTTAGATAAACGTGCAACTCACGTTCCCAGAACTAGTACTAGGAATATCAATGAACCAATGAGATGGTTCAAGAGAAAAAGATAATTTTCTTAAGAATGGATTATATGTTTTAACTTCCATTTCCTTTCTCCTGTATGAAGATGTTAAATGAATATTTATTGCTACAAGCCTACAATAGATTAATTGTTGTCTATTACACTGATCAAAGGCATGCTCATTCTAGTCGTGCATTTTCTAATTTTGTTTATGTGTCTGATCACTATACTTGATAGAAGCAATTTTATGGTTATAAAGATTCATAGAATGCTTTTCTCCTTTTGAAATGGCAGAGAACTATCAGTTTTTCTCCTTCACATACATGATGGGAGTTGGATTTTAATTCAAGAAACTGTTTTTCTGAATACATGATCTTTTTTTACATTTGGAAAGAGAGTTACGAGCAGTTGATTTTGTCTGTCATATATCTTAGATGCTTTCTGGTTCCTATATCTACGCGTGGCAGGCCCATACTGTGCTTGAAATGAACTACACTGAGCAGCAACTTACTGCAGCCGTTGTATCTGAAGGCTTACGACCCGTTCTAGCTGATCTTCAATCCGGTGCTCCAGCAAGTTTAGTCTCTTTGATAGAAGGATGTTGGGATAAAGATCCGCAAAATAGGCCTTCTTTTGATGATATTGTTGTGGAATTTGATTCCATTCTGGAACATGAAGTTGGAAGGAACTGTATGGAGAAGGCCTCAGGGGAAgcttttatttcttcaaatgGTGTTGATGCTGCAAATTTCCAAAGCTATCAGGAGAATATTAGCTGGTTCAGTCAAGGTAAAGACTTTTTGAAAAGGGTTCCTACTGTCCTTGCTGCTAGCACATGGCTGGATTCTTCAGATGATCATATGTATAGTCCAGTTCTGTCTTGGGGTTCCTTTGCATCATGTGGGAGAAGGGAAACAATGGAAGATAGACACTTCCTTATGCCTCAGTTGTGGGGTGAAAAGGATATTCACATGTTTGCAATCTTTGATGGTCATCGAGGTAGGATACAAAGTCCTTTTCTCTGTTGTGATTCTTACTGTTGAATTGAATGACCACCGAGTATTCTACATGTGGGCAAAAGGGAATCAGATGTTAAAGGAAACGGGATTGAACAAATTTCTTAATTCctaccattttacccttaggCTAACTATCATTTAGAAGGgaaataaataatttcttaCACATCCAAACTGAATGTTCTCATTAGCTTTGTCAGATTGAAGAGCTGGAAATGTGGGTGTGTAGTAATTTTTGGAGGAACACATTGGTATCATATGTTACCTCATGTCTTTACTACTTGgtttttgaagaacagggaacaTTGTGTCTAATATCATATAGCTTTTTTTGCACATGTATATATTAATAACACTAACAAAGCTCAAGAGCAATGCAAGCTaagatagtaataataataaagtggCATAATACATAGATAGACACCTTAACTTGGCCTCAACTGACAACTGAACGCTTCCACTTTGACGATGCACATCTCGACACTTCAACTCATCTCCACGTGTTAGTTGATCACTCCAATTTACAAAATGACCATCTAAAAACCCCAAAATTTATGTGTCACATTAGCGTCGAGTGTTCACGAGATTAAGTGGGGACGTTTTGAGGTGTCTAGATGCGCATTCTCAAAATTGGAGTGTTAAGTGGCTAGTTGAGGCCAAGTTAAGGTgtatatgtattatgcctttatAAAGTCGTTGTTTCTCTTATTCGGATTATCATGACAACAATTTACTATTATAACCGCATGTTCCTCTTAAAGCTCTTTTGTTTTTTATATTGTCATAATAGAGATTACTTGGGAAAAATCCAAAAAGGAAAGGTATTTAAATATTCAACATGATAAGTGAGTAAAGAAATTTCCTTTTTTGGTTTGTAGAATAAGATAAATGGTTGCAAGTTACTTGTTACCACAAAATGGTGGAAGTGTTGATGAATAGTCAGACATAAGATTAGTTAATTGTAATCACTGTCCTGTCACTCTAGAATGTGGAGACTGGAACAAAAGAGATCAAACTTTAAGTTTGAAAATTGGTGGTTAAAAGTAGAGGGGTTCAAGGAATTGGTGCATTCATGGCGGAATGAGTACACTGTGGAAGGTTGTCCAGATTACAAGCTAAATGTTAAACTTAGAATGCTCAAACAAAAGCTGAAAGATTGGAGCAGAATTACCTTTGGGGAAATGACCAACAAAAAGAACAGTTAACTCGAAGAATTGGCAGGAGTTGATCTGAAGTGAAAGAAGTTCCAAGAATCTTATGCAAACATGACCTAGAGAAGGCATATGATCATGTTAACTGGAAGTTTCTACTGAAGGTGCTTGAAGACATGGGTTTTGGTAAAAAATGGGTCAATTGGATACGTTTCTACATCTCTAATGTAAAGTTCTCTCTAATTATAAATGGCAATAATGAAGGCTTCTTTTCATCTGAGAGGGGGTTGAGGCAGGGTGATCCtatattacttttttttgtttatctTAGCTATGGAGTGGCTCAACCACATGATCAGGTTGGCAAGGGAAAATGGTTGATTTAAGGGTTTCCAAGCTCAGGTGCAGGGGCGTAAAGAAGATGAAAGGGGATTCACATATCTTCTTGTGCAGATGACTCACTAATATTTTGTGAAGCTGAAGTGTCACAGATCAGACATATTAGGGCTATCCTCACTATTTTTGAAGGCATTTTTGGTCTTCATGTTAATTGGCAAAAGAGTTGTATTTACCCAGTGAACAAAGTTGATAATATGGAGATATTAGCAAGTAATCTTGGATGCTAGGTAGCTGCCTTACCCACAAAGTACCTAGGGATGCCCCTGGGCCCTGGGTGCAAAGAACAAAGAGATGGAAGTTTGGGGAGAAGTGCTAGAGAGATGTGACAGGAGATTGGCAAGATGGAAGAGTCAATATTTGTCCTTAGGAGGGATATTAACACTAGTCAAATCTGTGCTGGATTCCCTTCCTTCCTATATGATGAGCCTATTTCCTATACCAAAGAGTATTGAGAAGAGAATAAATTTGCTCAGAAGAACTTTTTTGTGGAATGGAAACAAGGAGCAGAAGGTTAAAACCTTGTAAAATGGGATGCTGTAACACTTCACAAGAAGCAGGGGGGTTAGGTATTAAGAACCTCAGTTTCCACATCTTTTGTCTTTTGTAAAAATTGTTATGGAGGTTCTGTGCTGCGGATATGCCTTTATGGAAAAGAATCATCATTGAGAAATACGGACTTCAAAGTCACTGGATCACTGAAGatgtccttggaaattttgattgtAGTGTCTGGAAGACTATTAGGAGATTGTGGCCCCAGTTTCAAGAAAATGTTCAACTCAAGGTGGGCAATGGCCTGAAGATTGAGTTCTGGAATGAACTTTGGATAGGTGAAAGGAGCTTGAAATCTCTCTTCCCTGATCTGTTCCTCCTCAGTCAACTGACTAGGGCCAATATAGCTCAGATGTGGAGCACACAAGGTTGGAATTTCAACTTTAGAAGGGCCCTAAAATTGGGAGGTTCAAAGAGTTGCAAATTTGCTTATGGTGATAAATGATTTCAATGGAACTACCAATGCACCAGACCAGTCTGGAAACTTCACAGCAATGGTGCGTTTTCACTGTGAAAGCATGCTATTGGAGGGGAATTACTGGCCAACTACAGATTAGGAACTGGCCTTAGAAACTAATCTGGAAAGCCAAAGTCCCCCTAAAAGTTTCTTGTTTTGTGTGGTTAGTTTGCAGAAAAGCTTGTTTGACTCATAAAGTACTACAAAGAAGAGGTAGACAGATTTGCTCAAGATGTTTTATGTGTGACCAGGATGCTGAAATAAATAGCCATCTATTTCTACACTGTAAAGCAACTGCAAATCTGTGAAATATGTTCTTGTGTATAATTGGAGTGAGTTGGGTGGTTCCCAAAACTACTAAAAgtcagtgttatcaaaggcgaaaagcacaaaaaaagctctaaggtccaTTGGGGCTTTAATCACAGAGTCCAAATAAAGTGTgagctttaatgaaaaaaggtgcaaagggagaaaaacatacaaatatatatgtttagttcaagaccaataattataaacatgaatgacaaatatatgaccaaagaaattgaacaaaatgtatgataaagtgaaatatcaattgtttagcgtcacttcttcaaaagaggctcattggcaaggaaaagtttgcCTTAGATCCTTGATGACCACACTGAAGTGCACATAAAGAGAGG
This window encodes:
- the LOC129887435 gene encoding protein kinase and PP2C-like domain-containing protein isoform X1, with translation MGLEILEPNTCIRGCCTSRKIPIHLPPPSYSLSQPIARGAESVVYEAILDGKRVAVKKPILSTSEDIDKFHKELQLLCTLDHWGIAKLVGAHAKPPNYMFFFEYYESGNLAGKLHMDEWRPSIRQALEISARLAKALQYLHNLGIVHRDVKPANILLDRQLQPHLADFGLAEYKKNLKLVSTENWRSTGKPTGGFHKRNMVGTLIYMAPEVLTKEIHTEKSDVYSFGITVNELLTGMVPYTDLRAETQAHTVLEMNYTEQQLTAAVVSEGLRPVLADLQSGAPASLVSLIEGCWDKDPQNRPSFDDIVVEFDSILEHEVGRNCMEKASGEAFISSNGVDAANFQSYQENISWFSQGKDFLKRVPTVLAASTWLDSSDDHMYSPVLSWGSFASCGRRETMEDRHFLMPQLWGEKDIHMFAIFDGHRGSAAAEFSSGALPGFLQNLGSVCSPSDALFEAFIQTDVAFRTQLDSCRKRKGAVQKDWHPGCTAIAALIVRNKLIVANAGDCRIILCRSGIPYALSRDHVASCLEERERTIRAGGLVKWQVDTWRVGDAALQVTRSIGDDDLKPAVTAEPEITSATLSAEDEYIVMASDGLWDVVSEKDVVNIIRDTVKEAGMCSKRLATEAAARGSKDNITVIVIFLRPVSTAERIY
- the LOC129887435 gene encoding protein kinase and PP2C-like domain-containing protein isoform X3, whose product is MGLEILEPNTCIRGCCTSRKIPIHLPPPSYSLSQPIARGAESVVYEAILDGKRVAVKKPILSTSEDIDKFHKELQLLCTLDHWGIAKLVGAHAKPPNYMFFFEYYESGNLAGKLHMDEWRPSIRQALEISARLAKALQYLHNLGIVHRDVKPANILLDRQLQPHLADFGLAEYKKNLKLVSTENWRSTGKPTGGFHKRNMVGTLIYMAPEVLTKEIHTEKSDVYSFGITVNELLTGMVPYTDLRAETQAHTVLEMNYTEQQLTAAVVSEGLRPVLADLQSGAPASLVSLIEGCWDKDPQNRPSFDDIVVEFDSILEHEVGRNCMEKASGEAFISSNGVDAANFQSYQENISWFSQGKDFLKRVPTVLAASTWLDSSDDHMYSPVLSWGSFASCGRRETMEDRHFLMPQLWGEKDIHMFAIFDGHRGSAAAEFSSGALPGFLQNLGSVCSPSDALFEAFIQTDVAFRTQLDSCRKRKGAVQKDWHPGCTAIAALIVRNKLIVANAGDCRIILCRSGIPYALRSCCKLS
- the LOC129887435 gene encoding protein kinase and PP2C-like domain-containing protein isoform X2, translating into MGLEILEPNTCIRGCCTSRKIPIHLPPPSYSLSQPIARGAESVVYEAILDGKRVAVKKPILSTSEDIDKFHKELQLLCTLDHWGIAKLVGAHAKPPNYMFFFEYYESGNLAGKLHMDEWRPSIRQALEISARLAKALQYLHNLGIVHRDVKPANILLDRQLQPHLADFGLAEYKKNLKLVSTENWRSTGKPTGGFHKRNMVGTLIYMAPEVLTKEIHTEKSDVYSFGITVNELLTGMVPYTDLRAETQAHTVLEMNYTEQQLTAAVVSEGLRPVLADLQSGAPASLVSLIEGCWDKDPQNRPSFDDIVVEFDSILEHEVGRNCMEKASGEAFISSNGVDAANFQSYQENISWFSQGKDFLKRVPTVLAASTWLDSSDDHMYSPVLSWGSFASCGRRETMEDRHFLMPQLWGEKDIHMFAIFDGHRGSAAAEFSSGALPGFLQNLGSVCSPSDALFEAFIQTDVAFRTQLDSCRKRKGAVQKDWHPGCTAIAALIVRNKLIVANAGDCRIILCRSGIPYALSRDHVASCLEERERTIRAGGLVKWQVDTWRVGDAALQVMASDGLWDVVSEKDVVNIIRDTVKEAGMCSKRLATEAAARGSKDNITVIVIFLRPVSTAERIY